The Calothrix sp. PCC 7507 DNA segment TTCCATCTTGGACACTAAACTCCTCATCTCCCCCCAAGAACTTTCCTCACTCTTAAAGGATCATTCATCGCCAGTTGTTATTATTGATACGCGAACTCCAGAAGAGTATGCTGTCTCTCATCTCCCCAGCGCCATCAATATCAGAGGATTTTTCACTTATCTTTTAGAGAACTCCAATCCAGAAGGATTAAGGAAATTACACCAGTATTTCACTGAAGTGTTGAGTAAAGCTGGAATTTCGGGCACGGAAAGGCTGATTATCTATGAAGACAGTTTAAATCAGGGTTACGGACAGTCTTGTCGGGCAGCTTTTTTGCTCATGTATTTGGGTTGCACTCAAGTGTCTGTGTTGCATGGGGGATATAAAGCTTGGCTGGCGGCTGGATTACCAATTACTGATGAAATCTTGCATCGTCAAGGCAAGGTGTTTACATTACATCCCGATGCTTCCTTGATGGTGACTACACAGGAGATGTTGCAGGCACTGGATGACCCAAGCATTATAAAATTAGATGTGCGCGATCGCATCGAATGGCTTGGACTAAGTTCTTCTCCCTACGATCCTGATTTTTGTCCCCGCAAAGGTAGAATCCCCAATGCAGTCTGGCTGGAATGGCATCTTTTGATGAATTCGGCATCAGAAATCCCCATGTTCCGCTCAAAAACAGAAATCCTGGAAATTTGTCAGTCGGTGGGTATCACTGCAAAATCGATTGTATATGTTTACTGCTTTAAAGGTTCTAGGGCTGCTAATACACTTATCGCTTTGGGAGAAGCAGGAATTTATATCAGAAATTATTTTGGTTCGTGGAATGAATGGTCCCGTGATTTCTCATTACCAATTGATAACAGGGTCATCAAAATAGGCAATAGGCAATAGGGAGATGTACTTGGGCGCTCCTTTCAGTCTGAGGTAGGATGCAAATCCCCATCATAGAAAGCTAAGATAAAGCTAATATCAGCCAAGTGCTGCGTAATTCACACAGCTATTGTGATTCATAAAATATCTGATCAGTTTCTCAGCCGTAAACTAAAAGAAGCGTCATTTAAAGGCTATAAATTTAGCTGGTTTGATTGGTTTTGTCTTTATTACCCTCCAGGTTGGCTAATTATCTTTAACCGCCATTGGCAATACTATCATTCTGATCCAGAGGGTTGGAATTGGTTAGAATACGGACTATTTTTAATTCCTGGGGGATTTTATTTAGCGCTGCTGATGCGCTGGTTGCGTCTTGGTTGTCGTCCGCCACAAACAGAATTTAGTGAATTTAATCCCAAATATCAACAAGCCTTTCGTGAAGAAGTTCTTGCTCCCATTGTTAAACATTATTTCCGTGGGGAATTGCAACAAGTTGAGAACTTACCACAAACTGGCTCCATGATTGTAGCGATGAATCATGCAGGGATGTGTTTTCCTTGGGACTTTGTAACTTTGGGTTATCTCTTAAGTCAAGCACGGGGATGGGTGGTGCAACCGTTAGCCGGTGTATCATTGTTTGAACATGCTTGGATGATTTGGTGGTTACCGCCTGGATGGTTACAAGTGTTAGGCGGTATCCGTGCAGAATTGAGTGATTTTGAAGCGGTGATGCAAACGGGTAAAATTGTCTTGTATGCACCAGAGGGTTTACGTGGGCCTTTGAAGGGTTGGAGCAAGCGCTATCAATTAGAGAAGTTTGATGTTAGTTTTATCCAATTAAGCGATCGCTATCAAGTTCCCATTCTCCCAGTTGCATGTATTGGTAGCGAATCTTTACATCCTTGGACTGTCAATATCAAAAAATTGCAAAGATTATTCAAATTACCATTCTTGCCTGTTTCGCCATTGATGTTTGTCTTGCTTCTATTTCCCTCAATGGGTGTTTGGGCAACGAGAACTCGCCTACATTATTTTATTCAGCCTGTAGAAAAAAACAGTAATTCACCGAAAAACCGTACAGTAGCTTATAAACATGCACAACAATTAAGAGAAAAACTGCAAATTAAAATTACGCAGTTACTGAGTAATAAATTTCTTTAGAAATATTCCGTAAAACCAATTTGCAAAAAGAATGCGATGGCTAAATCCTAGGGGTGGGGTAAGAGTTTGAGCTTAAGTTGACACCAATGCATTGGTGTCAACTTAAGTGAAGCAACTAGCGTTGGATATTACCCACAAAAAACCGGACAAGTCGGGCGTTGCCCGCCCAACGCACTGGCTCCTTTTGACTCTTGACAACCTCTCGCGTTAAAAATATGAAACTTGTGTAAGTCCCATAGATCATCACTTGGCGACAGCTACTTTACCGTATTTACTTAAATATTTGACAAATAATTCCTTTAGTTTGGGGCTGACACCGGCATGTTCAAAGAAGCCAAAGCCCAGGTGTCGAGCTTTTTCTAAGGTTTGTTCTGGTGTTAATCCCTCTTCGATGGCGATACTCAACAACGCAATTCCTGTCGATCGCATAGCTGCTGCACAATGTACAAGCACAGGTTTAGGAACTTGTTCTAGTGTTGCGAGGATGTTGGTAAGTAACTCCTCGTTTAAGGCTTCCAGCTTGAGGGGAATATTTGTGTAATGCAGCCCCAAAGCTTCAACTATTTGTTGTTCATCTTTGCGAAATCCTAGCTCATCTGGCGATCGCAGATTTAAAACTGATTTAAAACCCTCTTGGCTCGCTTGCTGGATCTGTTGTGGTGTAACTTGTCCTGTTGTTGTCAAGTTTTGATTAATCAGAATGGCGTTGATCACTTTTACTCCCTATGACTTTCTCTTCTCCCTAGACTTGGCAATTGTTCTATAAAACAGTTCTTCAAACAATTGCTATCGATTGATGACTCTTGCGGTTGATTATTTTATTGGTTTGCCCATCATTATGAGGCTCGTCTATAGACGAGCCTAAAGTCAGATTGTATTATACACTTTGTCGATAAGCTTACCGTAGTTTATATTTTTAGTCTAAATTTTCGTGTAAGTTACGATAACTTAAGCGTGAAAGCACATGCTGTATTCGATCTGACAAAATTTCTAGGCGAGAACACTATCAATGACTGCTATGGGACACTCTTCCTTGATATCCATTGGTTAAAGCTGTACTCAGGAGTGTTCACAGGACTGACAAGATTGAAACGGCAGTTTCCAGCTACTACAAAGCTTACGAAATCAGGGGTACTTACCAGGGGATGATGATTGCAATTCCCCCTGAAGAATGGCGTGTTTTTCACAACATGACCTTGAATTATCGGAAATTCTCAAACCGAAAGGCAGGTCTTGCCAAGCTCAGAGCTGTTCGCCGCCACCCAAGAGGCCTAAAGATTGCTCAACCAAAACTAACTTATCTTCAGAACAAGCCCCATGTCTCAACTGCTAAGATTTTAGCCCAGAAAACACAGAACATTAACACACCTTGAAAGGGCTAGTCCTAGGTAATTATCGCTCTTATTCAAGCAAGATTTGCTAAAAAGTTGATGCTGCTGCTTTTATTTGAACAGTAACAATTGCTGCTGATAAAATTGGGCGATCGCAGTAAAGTTTATACGTCAACCATGACTAAGCTGCAATAATTCTTAACACCCCAAACATTTAAATCCTGACATTAAACAACATCCAAAAGACAAATGACCAATTTAAATAACTTCCAAAAACTCGTAGCACTTGCCAATGAACACGGAATTATTTGCCAGCAAGCACAAGAGCAGTGCTTAATTGCCATTTTGCCTGGATATGATGATTTTTTATTAGCTTTTACATGGTCTGGTGCAATTGAAGGAGAGCCACCAGAACATGAATTAATCGCAATTAGTGTACAGGATCTCGCTAAAGAAGTTACTGTTGCAGCTTGGCAAATTCCTGCTTATTTATTTGGCAACGTTTTAAGGCAAGCCCAGATGCTTGTAGCTGCCCACAAAGATTTTATGAGGTGATGCAATAGTCACTCATCAAGTTTGTTGACTGTTGACTATCAACAGTCAACAGCTAAAACTTATATATAAATTAAATGTAGAACAGCATATTACTAATTGAATAGATTAGTCACATGTCTCAGGGTAGATACTATTTACCTTAAAAAACATTAAGTTTGTAACGGAAGCTTTACATAACATAAAACGTAAAAACACATGGCTGACATTGTTGACACCGCTACTAATGCAGGCTCTTTTAACACTCTAGTTGCGGCAATCAAAGCTGCTAACCTAGTAGATACTCTCAAAGGCGCTGGCCCATTTACTGTCTTTGCTCCTACTGATGCAGCATTTGCTAAACTTCCTGCAGGCACAGTAGATGCATTACTGAAGGACATTCCCAAGCTCAAGAAAATTCTGACTTATCACGTTATTTCCGGTAAAGTGCTGTCAGCCGACGTGGTGAAGTTGAAGTCAGCTAAAACTGTTGAAGGTTCTGATGTGAAAATTAATGCTTCTAATCAAAGTGTTAAAGTCAATGATGCGACAGTTGCAACTCCTGATGTTGCCGCTGATAATGGCGTTATTCACATCATCGACACAGTGTTAATACCTGCGTAAGCAATCACTTAGATAGCTAATAACGTACAGGGCAGTAACTATAAATAGTTGCTGCCCTGTTGACTGTCTAAATATATTTATAGGAATCATATTTGATTTCTGAAAAAATCTCCGTATTTGTAGGGTGTGTTAGGACGGAGTCCGTAACGCACCGTTCTAAGACTTTGGTGCGTTACGCTACCCTACGGGAACGCTAAAAGCGAACGCTAACACACCCTACGTATATTTCAAAAATCAAATACTAGTCCTATATATATCCAAAATTGTTTGACCCTTGATTTTTGATAACCTATAGTAAATATTTGCACTGCTCCTAGGTGATTAGCTAGGCTATTGATATCCTGGTTATTCTGAGGCGTGCTGTGTATGGATTGTGAAGGGAAAGCCACGAATCCCAATACTACAGATAATATAGAATTTGCGGAGCCTTCAGCTACTAATCATCAACCACTAAAATTGCTGCGAGACACTGAAGCTAGGCTACGCCGGGCGACTGTAGCAACACTAGTGCCGATTTTGCCTCCAAAACTCAGCAAAAAAGTACAAGCAACTTCATCTTTAGCAGAAAACTCTTTAAATGAACTCGCAGAAATTGAGCTAGACCAGATTAGCGATTTTGATTTGCGACCTGCCAGAATTCAGGTAGGTTTAAGCTTTGTTGGTTTTGGGGCGTTGATGATACTTGTATTGCTGCTTGACTTGAACACATTGCATTCAGAACTCAGCACAATTGGGCAAATTCGCCAATACTGGTATCAATATGTTTGGTTTGTTAGCTTGGGTGTAACTGGGATGTTTATCTTGGGTCGAGAAGCGATGCGTCCTATGCCAAGGCGACCAAAATTAAAGAAAGATAAATTTTGATGATTGTTGACTGCACTTGATTTTAAAAAATCAAAACAATTTGTTAATTTTAATTAACATCCTATCGGATAATCTTATCTAAGTTGTGAAAACTACAAGCTACATATCCCTAATTTCTCAAAGAAGTTGGGGATATTGTTTTTGATGATTGCTATAGTGCAAAATATGGTGCAAAATGTGGCTAAGTTTATGTGTCAATAGTAAACTATTCACATTTAATATGAATCATGATGCTTTTATTGTGCCGCCCGGATCAAAGATTTCTCTGCACAAAGACTATGACCCTAGTTACAAGGCTAATTATCAGCAAAAAACTGATGCTGAAGGTAAATTAGAGACTGATATTCAACGACTAGCAAATTATCAAGATATTCTTTATGCCCAAAATACGTATGCATTGCTGATTATCTTTCAAGCAATGGATGCTGCTGGTAAAGATAGCACAATTAAACATGTAATGTCTGGTGTCAATCCGCAGGGATGTCAGGTGTTTAGTTTTAAAGCGCCAAGTGCAGAAGAACTAGATCATGACTACCTTTGGCGCTCAATGAAAGCTTTACCAGAGAGGGGTCGAATTGGGATATTTAACAGATCATACTATGAAGAAGTGCTAGTAGCTCGCGTCCATCCAGAAATTCTGCAAAACCAGCAACTCCCTAATTTTATTCAGGGCAATCAAATTTGGAAACAACGTTTTGAGGAAATTAACAATTTTGAAAAATATCTCACAAATAATGGTGTTGTCGTGATTAAATTTTTCTTAAATGTCTCAAAGACAGAACAGAAAAAACGATTTTTAGACCGGATTGCATCTCCTGAAAAAAATTGGAAATTTTCTGTGAATGATGTTCGTGAAAGGGGTTTTTGGAATGATTATATGGATGCTTATGAACAAGTATTCAATCATACTAGCACTGAATGGGCACCCTGGTATGTGATTCCTGCCGATCGCAAGTGGTTTACACATCTTGCGGTTGCTGATATTATTTGCACAAAATTACAAGAACTGAATCTTCAATACCCTACGGTAAGTGAGGAAGATAAGCAGCAACTTTTACAGGCAAAGGAGATATTGGCAGCCGAAGATTAACTCAATGTTATGAATGGTTGGGTGTAAAAAAGATGCCAAAATGGTAAAATTTAATGTAGGATTTAGATGAGAAGAGTTAAAAATTTAACATTCGTCTATAGCTATTAGTAACTAGCAAATTTGGCTAATAGTAAAAGCCAAAAAATCATGACACAAATGGCAGCCCATGCCGACAATTACCCACCTTACTTTGCCAATGCTGCCTTTGATATCGTGGCGATCGCAGCTTCCGCAGGCGGATTGACAGCTATAACTCAAGTATTATCCACTTTGCCCAGAGAATTTACAGCTGCGATCGCTGTAGTGCAACATCTCGCTCCTCAGTATCGCTCCCTAATGGCAGATATTCTCAGTCGGCGGACGGTTCTTAATGTCAAACAAGCAGCAGAGGGTGACAATATCAACCCAGGAATTGTTTACATTGCCCCGCCAAACCGTCACCTATTAGCCAACTGTGATGGTACTTTGTCTCTATCCCAATCAGAATTAGTACATTTCCTGCGTCCTTCTGCGGACTTGTTATTTGAATCAGTTGCAGCTAGCTATCAAGACAGGGCGATCGCCGTCGTGCTGAGTGGCACAGGTAGCGATGGTGCAATGGGGGTAGAAGCAATCAAAAAAATGGGTGGTACTGTCATCGTTCAGGATGAAAAAACCGCCGAATTTTCGGGGATGCCGACTGCAGCTATTAATACAGGGAATGTAGATTTTATTCTACCTTTGGCAGAAATATCAGCCGCTTTGGTCAATTTGGTCATGGGTGACGGTTAAACCAGGGCAGAGAGGATTTTATGATTTTGGCTTGCTTATGACAATCCCAGAAAAAGACCCGGAATTTGAAAATCTACTTGTTTATTTAAGGCAGAGTCGGGGCTTTGATTTTGCAGGTTACAAACGCTCCACCTTGATGCGTCGTGTACTTAAGCGGATGCAGTCATTTAACTTAGAGAATTTTGGGGAATACTTAGACTACTTGGAAGTTTACCCAGAAGAATTTAATTATCTGTTCAACACCATCCTGATTAACGTCACAGCATTTTTTAGAGATACAGCAGCCTGGGAATATTTAGCAGCGCAAGTATTACCCAACATCATTAGCTATAAAAGAAGTTCTGATCAAATCCGGATTTGGAGTGCTGGTTGTGCTTCTGGGGAAGAATCTTATACTTTAGCAATCATCATGGCGGAACTATTGGGGCTAGAAGAATTTCGCCAACGGGTAAAAATTTATGCCACAGATGTCGATGAAGAAGCACTCAACCAAGCCCGACAAGCTGTATATTCCAGTAAAGAAGTCCAGGTCATTCCCCTAGAGTTGCGGCAAAAATACTTTGAGATATCAGGGAACAATTATATTTTCCGCCAAGATCTCCGCCGTTCGGTGATTTTTGGTCGTCACGATCTGCTTCAGGATGCACCGATTTCCCGCTTAGACTTATTGGTGTGTCGGAACACACTGATGTATTTTAATTCTGAGAGTCAAAGGCGAATTTTAGCTCGCTTTCACTTTGCCCTCAATGATACAGGTTATCTGTTTTTGGGGAAAGCAGAGATGTTGTTGATGTACTCTAATCTGTTTACCCCAGTAGATTTGAAAAACCGAATATTTACTAAAATATCCACAGTCAATTTGCGCGATCGCCTCCTAGTTATGGCTAGTTCAGGAGATGATGAATCTAATAGTCGTCTTTCACGCTACATCCGGCTCAGAGAGCTGGCTTTCGACTCAGCATCAATTGCCCAAGTAATTGTTGACATCAATGGCGCTTTAGTGCTGGTGAACGAGCAGGCGCGGACTTTGTTTGGCCTATCACCTAGCGATTTAACCCGCCCCTTCCAAGATTTGGAGCTTTCCTATCGACCCATAGAACTGCGATCGCTCATTGACCGAGCATACACCGAACGCCGTACCGTTACATTGACAAGTGTAGAGCGCTACTTGTCCAACGCCGACATGCAATATTTAGATGTGCGGATTATACCTCTACAAGATACCGATAAAAGTCTCTTAGGCGTGAGTATTATCTTTCATGATGTGACTCG contains these protein-coding regions:
- a CDS encoding beta-lactamase hydrolase domain-containing protein; its protein translation is MINAILINQNLTTTGQVTPQQIQQASQEGFKSVLNLRSPDELGFRKDEQQIVEALGLHYTNIPLKLEALNEELLTNILATLEQVPKPVLVHCAAAMRSTGIALLSIAIEEGLTPEQTLEKARHLGFGFFEHAGVSPKLKELFVKYLSKYGKVAVAK
- a CDS encoding CheR family methyltransferase, which codes for MTIPEKDPEFENLLVYLRQSRGFDFAGYKRSTLMRRVLKRMQSFNLENFGEYLDYLEVYPEEFNYLFNTILINVTAFFRDTAAWEYLAAQVLPNIISYKRSSDQIRIWSAGCASGEESYTLAIIMAELLGLEEFRQRVKIYATDVDEEALNQARQAVYSSKEVQVIPLELRQKYFEISGNNYIFRQDLRRSVIFGRHDLLQDAPISRLDLLVCRNTLMYFNSESQRRILARFHFALNDTGYLFLGKAEMLLMYSNLFTPVDLKNRIFTKISTVNLRDRLLVMASSGDDESNSRLSRYIRLRELAFDSASIAQVIVDINGALVLVNEQARTLFGLSPSDLTRPFQDLELSYRPIELRSLIDRAYTERRTVTLTSVERYLSNADMQYLDVRIIPLQDTDKSLLGVSIIFHDVTRYIQLQDALQRSRQELETTNEELQSTNEELETTNEELQSTNEELETTNEELQSTNEELETMNEELQSTNEELQTINHELSQRTSELNHTNIFLSSILKSLQTGIVVIDKSFKVLIWNYIIEDLWGLRHDEVVGQSLLSLDIGLSVEQLRSPIRDSLSGEKPFQEMILDATNRRGRKIKCYLAITPLSGTEIEGAVLMMADIDRVNSMISIQEMAERQQQQQ
- a CDS encoding 1-acyl-sn-glycerol-3-phosphate acyltransferase — protein: MIHKISDQFLSRKLKEASFKGYKFSWFDWFCLYYPPGWLIIFNRHWQYYHSDPEGWNWLEYGLFLIPGGFYLALLMRWLRLGCRPPQTEFSEFNPKYQQAFREEVLAPIVKHYFRGELQQVENLPQTGSMIVAMNHAGMCFPWDFVTLGYLLSQARGWVVQPLAGVSLFEHAWMIWWLPPGWLQVLGGIRAELSDFEAVMQTGKIVLYAPEGLRGPLKGWSKRYQLEKFDVSFIQLSDRYQVPILPVACIGSESLHPWTVNIKKLQRLFKLPFLPVSPLMFVLLLFPSMGVWATRTRLHYFIQPVEKNSNSPKNRTVAYKHAQQLREKLQIKITQLLSNKFL
- a CDS encoding fasciclin domain-containing protein, coding for MADIVDTATNAGSFNTLVAAIKAANLVDTLKGAGPFTVFAPTDAAFAKLPAGTVDALLKDIPKLKKILTYHVISGKVLSADVVKLKSAKTVEGSDVKINASNQSVKVNDATVATPDVAADNGVIHIIDTVLIPA
- a CDS encoding polyphosphate kinase 2 family protein; the protein is MNHDAFIVPPGSKISLHKDYDPSYKANYQQKTDAEGKLETDIQRLANYQDILYAQNTYALLIIFQAMDAAGKDSTIKHVMSGVNPQGCQVFSFKAPSAEELDHDYLWRSMKALPERGRIGIFNRSYYEEVLVARVHPEILQNQQLPNFIQGNQIWKQRFEEINNFEKYLTNNGVVVIKFFLNVSKTEQKKRFLDRIASPEKNWKFSVNDVRERGFWNDYMDAYEQVFNHTSTEWAPWYVIPADRKWFTHLAVADIICTKLQELNLQYPTVSEEDKQQLLQAKEILAAED
- a CDS encoding sulfurtransferase yields the protein MDTKLLISPQELSSLLKDHSSPVVIIDTRTPEEYAVSHLPSAINIRGFFTYLLENSNPEGLRKLHQYFTEVLSKAGISGTERLIIYEDSLNQGYGQSCRAAFLLMYLGCTQVSVLHGGYKAWLAAGLPITDEILHRQGKVFTLHPDASLMVTTQEMLQALDDPSIIKLDVRDRIEWLGLSSSPYDPDFCPRKGRIPNAVWLEWHLLMNSASEIPMFRSKTEILEICQSVGITAKSIVYVYCFKGSRAANTLIALGEAGIYIRNYFGSWNEWSRDFSLPIDNRVIKIGNRQ
- a CDS encoding chemotaxis protein CheB — encoded protein: MTQMAAHADNYPPYFANAAFDIVAIAASAGGLTAITQVLSTLPREFTAAIAVVQHLAPQYRSLMADILSRRTVLNVKQAAEGDNINPGIVYIAPPNRHLLANCDGTLSLSQSELVHFLRPSADLLFESVAASYQDRAIAVVLSGTGSDGAMGVEAIKKMGGTVIVQDEKTAEFSGMPTAAINTGNVDFILPLAEISAALVNLVMGDG